The Miscanthus floridulus cultivar M001 chromosome 7, ASM1932011v1, whole genome shotgun sequence genome includes a region encoding these proteins:
- the LOC136467417 gene encoding kinesin-like protein KIN-7C isoform X1 produces the protein MGAIGGDESVQWDKVAGPDAVNGGGGSVGRMDRIQVLIRLRPLSEKEVARGEPAEWECINDTTIMFRSTFPDRPTAPTAYTFDRVFHSDCSTKEVYEEGVREVALSVVSGINSSIFAYGQTSSGKTYTMTGVTEYTVADIYDYINKHEERAFVLKFSAIEIYNEVVRDLLSAENTPLRLWDDAEVKNTKGTYVENLTEVVLRDWNHLKGLISVCEAQRRTGETFLNEKSSRSHQILRLTVESSAREFLGKDKSTTLVASANFVDLAGSERASQALSAGTRLKEGCHINRSLLALGTVIRKLSMGSNAHIPYRDSKLTRILQPSLGGNARTAIICTLSPATSHIEQSRNTLLFGSCAKEVVTNAQVNVVMSDKALVKHLQKEVARLESELRQPASNSSLEALVKEKDNRIRKMEKEIKELKSQRDLAQSRLQNLLQTVGDHANYSGSGTRSARSPPSIGIPSGISRDDSSLISHDDSDLYKEVRCIETSGTGRNEQLDLSAGESSSPQGSNMNSSLHGNGSNASVNSRRSRLLSESPITLEQHLENIRRPFVSLGRDLGSSTHNPSGSRILGRSRSCRSLMGSTMFDGMEMDDGTPLHRSLVGFPGRSGPNYDAESETLSRAGPIVSTKTNGACDTEFTGIGEFVAELKEMAQVHYQKQLGNQDTNEEFGDCTLKSIGLDPIADASQSPSRWPLEFEKKQQEIIGLWHACSISLVHRTYFFLLFKGDQADSIYMEVELRRLSFLRDTYSRGSTPSNAVVGSLNSSPVASAKKLQREREMLARQMQKQLTAEEREHLYTKWGISLDSKKRKLQVARRLWTKTEDLEHVRESASLVAKLIGLQEPGQVLREMFGLSFAPQQQPPPRRRSSNGWRYGIPSFG, from the exons ATGGGGGCTATTGGAGGCGATGAGTCGGTGCAGTGGGATAAAGTGGCTGGACCTGATGCTGTTAATGGCGGCGGAGGAAGTGTGGGGAGGATGGACAGGATACAGGTGCTGATCAGGCTGAGGCCGCTGAGCGAGAAGGAGGTTGCGAGGGGGGAGCCTGCAGAATGGGAGTGCATCAATGACACCACCATCATGTTCCGGAGCACGTTCCCTGATCGACCCACCGCTCCGACAGCATACACATTTG ATCGGGTTTTTCATTCTGACTGCAGTACGAAAGAAGTCTACGAGGAAGGGGTTAGGGAAGTTGCCCTCTCTGTAGTTAGCGGCATTAACT CAAGTATTTTTGCATATGGACAAACGAGTAGTGGAAAGACTTATACCATGACTGGAGTAACAGAATATACAGTAGCAGACATATATGATTACATTAATAAG CATGAAGAGAGAGCATTTGTTCTGAAATTCTCAGCAATTGAAATATACAATGAAGTTGTAAGGGATCTTCTCAGTGCAGAAAATACTCCTCTTAGACTCTGGGATGACGCAGAGGTGAAAAATACG AAGGGCACCTATGTGGAGAACCTTACAGAGGTTGTGTTAAGGGACTGGAACCACCTCAAGGGGCTTATTTCTGTATGTGAAG CTCAAAGAAGGACAGGGGAGactttcttaaatgaaaaaagCTCCAGATCTCATCAGATACTAAGATTG ACCGTTGAAAGTTCTGCACGGGAGTTCCTAGGGAAGGACAAGTCAACTACACTTGTTGCTAGTGCT AACTTCGTTGATCTAGCAGGAAGTGAACGTGCATCTCAGGCGTTGTCTGCTGGCACAAGGCTAAAAGAAGGCTGTCATATTAACAGAAGTTTGCTTGCCCTTGGCACTGTCATTAGAAAACTAAG CATGGGGAGTAATGCACACATACCATACAGAGATTCAAAGCTCACACGCATATTGCAACCATCTTTAGGAGGTAATGCAAGAACTGCCATTATCTGTACACTGAGCCCTGCCACTAGCCATATTGAGCAATCGAGAAATACTCTGTTATTTGGAAGTTGTGCAAAGGAAGTAGTTACAAATGCTCAGGTAAATGTGGTCATGTCTGAtaaagcactagtaaagcatttgcaAAAGGAAGTTGCTAGATTGGAGAGTGAGTTGCGGCAACCAGCTTCAAATTCCAGTCTTGAAGCATTAGTGAAGGAAAAGGACAACCGAATTAGAAAG ATGGAGAAAGAAATTAAAGAACTCAAGTCACAGCGTGATTTGGCTCAGTCTAGGTTGCAGAATTTGCTGCAGACTGTTGGGGACCATGCGAATTACTCG GGCTCAGGGACGCGCTCTGCCCGCAGTCCTCCATCAATTGGAATACCCTCAGGCATCAGCAGGGATGATAGTTCTCTGATCTCTCATGATGATTCAGATCTTTACAAGGAAGTGCGATGCATTGAGACCAGTGGAACTGGAAGAAATGAACAGTTGGACCTGTCAGCTGGTGAAAGCAGTAGCCCTCAAGGTTCAAACATGAATTCTAGTTTGCATGGTAATGGTTCAAATGCATCGGTGAATTCCAGGCGTTCAAGGCTCCTTAGTGAATCTCCTATCACGTTGGAGCAGCATTTGGAGAACATTAGAAGGCCTTTTGTTAGTCTTGGCAGAGATCTAGGATCGTCGACACATAACCCATCAGGCTCCAGAATACTTGGTAGAAGCAGGAGTTGTAGATCACTTATGGGTTCTACCATGTTTGATGGCATGGAGATGGATGATGGCACCCCGCTGCATAGAAGTTTGGTTGGTTTCCCTGGAAGATCTGGACCGAACTATGATGCAGAAAGTGAGACTCTTTCAAGAGCAGGACCCATAGTTTCAACCAAGACAAATGGTGCATGCGATACAGAGTTTACTGGAATAGGTGAATTTGTTGCTGAACTGAAAGAGATGGCTCAGGTTCATTACCAGAAACAGTTAGGCAATCAG GATACAAATGAGGAATTTGGAGACTGCACCCTAAAGAGCATTGGTTTGGACCCGATTGCTGATGCTTCACAATCACCTTCTCGCTGGCCATTAGAATTTGAGAAGAAACAGCAAGAGATCATCGGGCTTTGGCATGCTTGCAGTATTTCCTTAGTCCACAGGACCTACTTTTTCTTGCTATTCAAGGGAGATCAGGCTGATTCAATCTACATGGAAGTGGAGCTCCGGAGGTTATCATTCCTCAGAGATACCTATTCTCGGGGGAGCACCCCTAGCAATGCAGTAGTAGGCAGCTTGAACTCTTCCCCTGTTGCGAG TGCCAAGAAGCTGCAACGTGAACGGGAGATGCTTGCGAGGCAGATGCAGAAGCAGCTCACAGCAGAGGAAAGGGAGCACCTGTACACCAAATGGGGCATTTCACTGGACTCCAAGAAGAGGAAGCTCCAGGTTGCTCGCCGGCTCTGGACCAAGACCGAGGACCTGGAACACGTCAGGGAGAGCGCCTCCCTTGTTGCCAAGCTGATCGGGCTCCAGGAGCCAGGGCAAGTCCTCAGGGAGATGTTCGGACTCAGCTttgcgccgcagcagcagccgcccccTCGCAGGCGATCCTCCAACGGCTGGAGATATGGGATCCCTTCGTTCGGCTGA
- the LOC136467417 gene encoding kinesin-like protein KIN-7C isoform X2 has product MGAIGGDESVQWDKVAGPDAVNGGGGSVGRMDRIQVLIRLRPLSEKEVARGEPAEWECINDTTIMFRSTFPDRPTAPTAYTFDRVFHSDCSTKEVYEEGVREVALSVVSGINSSIFAYGQTSSGKTYTMTGVTEYTVADIYDYINKHEERAFVLKFSAIEIYNEVVRDLLSAENTPLRLWDDAEKGTYVENLTEVVLRDWNHLKGLISVCEAQRRTGETFLNEKSSRSHQILRLTVESSAREFLGKDKSTTLVASANFVDLAGSERASQALSAGTRLKEGCHINRSLLALGTVIRKLSMGSNAHIPYRDSKLTRILQPSLGGNARTAIICTLSPATSHIEQSRNTLLFGSCAKEVVTNAQVNVVMSDKALVKHLQKEVARLESELRQPASNSSLEALVKEKDNRIRKMEKEIKELKSQRDLAQSRLQNLLQTVGDHANYSGSGTRSARSPPSIGIPSGISRDDSSLISHDDSDLYKEVRCIETSGTGRNEQLDLSAGESSSPQGSNMNSSLHGNGSNASVNSRRSRLLSESPITLEQHLENIRRPFVSLGRDLGSSTHNPSGSRILGRSRSCRSLMGSTMFDGMEMDDGTPLHRSLVGFPGRSGPNYDAESETLSRAGPIVSTKTNGACDTEFTGIGEFVAELKEMAQVHYQKQLGNQDTNEEFGDCTLKSIGLDPIADASQSPSRWPLEFEKKQQEIIGLWHACSISLVHRTYFFLLFKGDQADSIYMEVELRRLSFLRDTYSRGSTPSNAVVGSLNSSPVASAKKLQREREMLARQMQKQLTAEEREHLYTKWGISLDSKKRKLQVARRLWTKTEDLEHVRESASLVAKLIGLQEPGQVLREMFGLSFAPQQQPPPRRRSSNGWRYGIPSFG; this is encoded by the exons ATGGGGGCTATTGGAGGCGATGAGTCGGTGCAGTGGGATAAAGTGGCTGGACCTGATGCTGTTAATGGCGGCGGAGGAAGTGTGGGGAGGATGGACAGGATACAGGTGCTGATCAGGCTGAGGCCGCTGAGCGAGAAGGAGGTTGCGAGGGGGGAGCCTGCAGAATGGGAGTGCATCAATGACACCACCATCATGTTCCGGAGCACGTTCCCTGATCGACCCACCGCTCCGACAGCATACACATTTG ATCGGGTTTTTCATTCTGACTGCAGTACGAAAGAAGTCTACGAGGAAGGGGTTAGGGAAGTTGCCCTCTCTGTAGTTAGCGGCATTAACT CAAGTATTTTTGCATATGGACAAACGAGTAGTGGAAAGACTTATACCATGACTGGAGTAACAGAATATACAGTAGCAGACATATATGATTACATTAATAAG CATGAAGAGAGAGCATTTGTTCTGAAATTCTCAGCAATTGAAATATACAATGAAGTTGTAAGGGATCTTCTCAGTGCAGAAAATACTCCTCTTAGACTCTGGGATGACGCAGAG AAGGGCACCTATGTGGAGAACCTTACAGAGGTTGTGTTAAGGGACTGGAACCACCTCAAGGGGCTTATTTCTGTATGTGAAG CTCAAAGAAGGACAGGGGAGactttcttaaatgaaaaaagCTCCAGATCTCATCAGATACTAAGATTG ACCGTTGAAAGTTCTGCACGGGAGTTCCTAGGGAAGGACAAGTCAACTACACTTGTTGCTAGTGCT AACTTCGTTGATCTAGCAGGAAGTGAACGTGCATCTCAGGCGTTGTCTGCTGGCACAAGGCTAAAAGAAGGCTGTCATATTAACAGAAGTTTGCTTGCCCTTGGCACTGTCATTAGAAAACTAAG CATGGGGAGTAATGCACACATACCATACAGAGATTCAAAGCTCACACGCATATTGCAACCATCTTTAGGAGGTAATGCAAGAACTGCCATTATCTGTACACTGAGCCCTGCCACTAGCCATATTGAGCAATCGAGAAATACTCTGTTATTTGGAAGTTGTGCAAAGGAAGTAGTTACAAATGCTCAGGTAAATGTGGTCATGTCTGAtaaagcactagtaaagcatttgcaAAAGGAAGTTGCTAGATTGGAGAGTGAGTTGCGGCAACCAGCTTCAAATTCCAGTCTTGAAGCATTAGTGAAGGAAAAGGACAACCGAATTAGAAAG ATGGAGAAAGAAATTAAAGAACTCAAGTCACAGCGTGATTTGGCTCAGTCTAGGTTGCAGAATTTGCTGCAGACTGTTGGGGACCATGCGAATTACTCG GGCTCAGGGACGCGCTCTGCCCGCAGTCCTCCATCAATTGGAATACCCTCAGGCATCAGCAGGGATGATAGTTCTCTGATCTCTCATGATGATTCAGATCTTTACAAGGAAGTGCGATGCATTGAGACCAGTGGAACTGGAAGAAATGAACAGTTGGACCTGTCAGCTGGTGAAAGCAGTAGCCCTCAAGGTTCAAACATGAATTCTAGTTTGCATGGTAATGGTTCAAATGCATCGGTGAATTCCAGGCGTTCAAGGCTCCTTAGTGAATCTCCTATCACGTTGGAGCAGCATTTGGAGAACATTAGAAGGCCTTTTGTTAGTCTTGGCAGAGATCTAGGATCGTCGACACATAACCCATCAGGCTCCAGAATACTTGGTAGAAGCAGGAGTTGTAGATCACTTATGGGTTCTACCATGTTTGATGGCATGGAGATGGATGATGGCACCCCGCTGCATAGAAGTTTGGTTGGTTTCCCTGGAAGATCTGGACCGAACTATGATGCAGAAAGTGAGACTCTTTCAAGAGCAGGACCCATAGTTTCAACCAAGACAAATGGTGCATGCGATACAGAGTTTACTGGAATAGGTGAATTTGTTGCTGAACTGAAAGAGATGGCTCAGGTTCATTACCAGAAACAGTTAGGCAATCAG GATACAAATGAGGAATTTGGAGACTGCACCCTAAAGAGCATTGGTTTGGACCCGATTGCTGATGCTTCACAATCACCTTCTCGCTGGCCATTAGAATTTGAGAAGAAACAGCAAGAGATCATCGGGCTTTGGCATGCTTGCAGTATTTCCTTAGTCCACAGGACCTACTTTTTCTTGCTATTCAAGGGAGATCAGGCTGATTCAATCTACATGGAAGTGGAGCTCCGGAGGTTATCATTCCTCAGAGATACCTATTCTCGGGGGAGCACCCCTAGCAATGCAGTAGTAGGCAGCTTGAACTCTTCCCCTGTTGCGAG TGCCAAGAAGCTGCAACGTGAACGGGAGATGCTTGCGAGGCAGATGCAGAAGCAGCTCACAGCAGAGGAAAGGGAGCACCTGTACACCAAATGGGGCATTTCACTGGACTCCAAGAAGAGGAAGCTCCAGGTTGCTCGCCGGCTCTGGACCAAGACCGAGGACCTGGAACACGTCAGGGAGAGCGCCTCCCTTGTTGCCAAGCTGATCGGGCTCCAGGAGCCAGGGCAAGTCCTCAGGGAGATGTTCGGACTCAGCTttgcgccgcagcagcagccgcccccTCGCAGGCGATCCTCCAACGGCTGGAGATATGGGATCCCTTCGTTCGGCTGA
- the LOC136467417 gene encoding kinesin-like protein KIN-7C isoform X3, with the protein MTGVTEYTVADIYDYINKHEERAFVLKFSAIEIYNEVVRDLLSAENTPLRLWDDAEVKNTKGTYVENLTEVVLRDWNHLKGLISVCEAQRRTGETFLNEKSSRSHQILRLTVESSAREFLGKDKSTTLVASANFVDLAGSERASQALSAGTRLKEGCHINRSLLALGTVIRKLSMGSNAHIPYRDSKLTRILQPSLGGNARTAIICTLSPATSHIEQSRNTLLFGSCAKEVVTNAQVNVVMSDKALVKHLQKEVARLESELRQPASNSSLEALVKEKDNRIRKMEKEIKELKSQRDLAQSRLQNLLQTVGDHANYSGSGTRSARSPPSIGIPSGISRDDSSLISHDDSDLYKEVRCIETSGTGRNEQLDLSAGESSSPQGSNMNSSLHGNGSNASVNSRRSRLLSESPITLEQHLENIRRPFVSLGRDLGSSTHNPSGSRILGRSRSCRSLMGSTMFDGMEMDDGTPLHRSLVGFPGRSGPNYDAESETLSRAGPIVSTKTNGACDTEFTGIGEFVAELKEMAQVHYQKQLGNQDTNEEFGDCTLKSIGLDPIADASQSPSRWPLEFEKKQQEIIGLWHACSISLVHRTYFFLLFKGDQADSIYMEVELRRLSFLRDTYSRGSTPSNAVVGSLNSSPVASAKKLQREREMLARQMQKQLTAEEREHLYTKWGISLDSKKRKLQVARRLWTKTEDLEHVRESASLVAKLIGLQEPGQVLREMFGLSFAPQQQPPPRRRSSNGWRYGIPSFG; encoded by the exons ATGACTGGAGTAACAGAATATACAGTAGCAGACATATATGATTACATTAATAAG CATGAAGAGAGAGCATTTGTTCTGAAATTCTCAGCAATTGAAATATACAATGAAGTTGTAAGGGATCTTCTCAGTGCAGAAAATACTCCTCTTAGACTCTGGGATGACGCAGAGGTGAAAAATACG AAGGGCACCTATGTGGAGAACCTTACAGAGGTTGTGTTAAGGGACTGGAACCACCTCAAGGGGCTTATTTCTGTATGTGAAG CTCAAAGAAGGACAGGGGAGactttcttaaatgaaaaaagCTCCAGATCTCATCAGATACTAAGATTG ACCGTTGAAAGTTCTGCACGGGAGTTCCTAGGGAAGGACAAGTCAACTACACTTGTTGCTAGTGCT AACTTCGTTGATCTAGCAGGAAGTGAACGTGCATCTCAGGCGTTGTCTGCTGGCACAAGGCTAAAAGAAGGCTGTCATATTAACAGAAGTTTGCTTGCCCTTGGCACTGTCATTAGAAAACTAAG CATGGGGAGTAATGCACACATACCATACAGAGATTCAAAGCTCACACGCATATTGCAACCATCTTTAGGAGGTAATGCAAGAACTGCCATTATCTGTACACTGAGCCCTGCCACTAGCCATATTGAGCAATCGAGAAATACTCTGTTATTTGGAAGTTGTGCAAAGGAAGTAGTTACAAATGCTCAGGTAAATGTGGTCATGTCTGAtaaagcactagtaaagcatttgcaAAAGGAAGTTGCTAGATTGGAGAGTGAGTTGCGGCAACCAGCTTCAAATTCCAGTCTTGAAGCATTAGTGAAGGAAAAGGACAACCGAATTAGAAAG ATGGAGAAAGAAATTAAAGAACTCAAGTCACAGCGTGATTTGGCTCAGTCTAGGTTGCAGAATTTGCTGCAGACTGTTGGGGACCATGCGAATTACTCG GGCTCAGGGACGCGCTCTGCCCGCAGTCCTCCATCAATTGGAATACCCTCAGGCATCAGCAGGGATGATAGTTCTCTGATCTCTCATGATGATTCAGATCTTTACAAGGAAGTGCGATGCATTGAGACCAGTGGAACTGGAAGAAATGAACAGTTGGACCTGTCAGCTGGTGAAAGCAGTAGCCCTCAAGGTTCAAACATGAATTCTAGTTTGCATGGTAATGGTTCAAATGCATCGGTGAATTCCAGGCGTTCAAGGCTCCTTAGTGAATCTCCTATCACGTTGGAGCAGCATTTGGAGAACATTAGAAGGCCTTTTGTTAGTCTTGGCAGAGATCTAGGATCGTCGACACATAACCCATCAGGCTCCAGAATACTTGGTAGAAGCAGGAGTTGTAGATCACTTATGGGTTCTACCATGTTTGATGGCATGGAGATGGATGATGGCACCCCGCTGCATAGAAGTTTGGTTGGTTTCCCTGGAAGATCTGGACCGAACTATGATGCAGAAAGTGAGACTCTTTCAAGAGCAGGACCCATAGTTTCAACCAAGACAAATGGTGCATGCGATACAGAGTTTACTGGAATAGGTGAATTTGTTGCTGAACTGAAAGAGATGGCTCAGGTTCATTACCAGAAACAGTTAGGCAATCAG GATACAAATGAGGAATTTGGAGACTGCACCCTAAAGAGCATTGGTTTGGACCCGATTGCTGATGCTTCACAATCACCTTCTCGCTGGCCATTAGAATTTGAGAAGAAACAGCAAGAGATCATCGGGCTTTGGCATGCTTGCAGTATTTCCTTAGTCCACAGGACCTACTTTTTCTTGCTATTCAAGGGAGATCAGGCTGATTCAATCTACATGGAAGTGGAGCTCCGGAGGTTATCATTCCTCAGAGATACCTATTCTCGGGGGAGCACCCCTAGCAATGCAGTAGTAGGCAGCTTGAACTCTTCCCCTGTTGCGAG TGCCAAGAAGCTGCAACGTGAACGGGAGATGCTTGCGAGGCAGATGCAGAAGCAGCTCACAGCAGAGGAAAGGGAGCACCTGTACACCAAATGGGGCATTTCACTGGACTCCAAGAAGAGGAAGCTCCAGGTTGCTCGCCGGCTCTGGACCAAGACCGAGGACCTGGAACACGTCAGGGAGAGCGCCTCCCTTGTTGCCAAGCTGATCGGGCTCCAGGAGCCAGGGCAAGTCCTCAGGGAGATGTTCGGACTCAGCTttgcgccgcagcagcagccgcccccTCGCAGGCGATCCTCCAACGGCTGGAGATATGGGATCCCTTCGTTCGGCTGA